In the genome of Thermoanaerobacterium sp. PSU-2, one region contains:
- a CDS encoding PTS sugar transporter subunit IIB translates to MGEIIFARIDDRLIHGQVMTKWVKGYNCNSIFVIDDQLAKDEFMKNIYIMSASTANITLKILTVDDSIKLWEKDHYDGFKVILLFKNIKTVKDTIEKGLPIKKLNIGGIAKSADRKFIIPTVSLNKEETESLLELEENYGVEIFFQTVPESKRVGLDAALGVFNIKR, encoded by the coding sequence GTGGGAGAAATCATTTTTGCCAGAATAGATGACAGACTGATACATGGTCAAGTTATGACAAAATGGGTAAAAGGGTATAATTGCAACTCAATATTTGTCATTGACGACCAATTAGCAAAAGATGAATTTATGAAAAATATTTACATCATGTCTGCTTCTACTGCTAATATTACATTGAAAATATTGACCGTCGATGATTCAATAAAATTGTGGGAGAAAGATCATTACGACGGATTTAAAGTTATATTATTGTTTAAAAACATAAAAACAGTTAAAGACACCATTGAAAAAGGACTGCCTATAAAGAAGCTAAACATTGGCGGTATAGCAAAAAGCGCAGACAGAAAATTCATAATACCTACTGTAAGCCTTAACAAAGAAGAGACGGAATCACTTTTAGAGCTTGAAGAAAATTATGGTGTGGAAATATTCTTCCAGACAGTGCCTGAAAGCAAGAGAGTTGGACTTGACGCTGCGCTTGGTGTGTTTAACATTAAAAGATGA
- a CDS encoding AAA family ATPase, whose product MRELTAENLKKHIDPDLLGFETTDDVEPLKDLIGQERAKDAMEYGLKIKQKGYNIFITGLTGTGKSSFAISSVSKVASAERVPDDWVYVFNFDKPSQPIAINLRPGDGKRFKNDMRDFVEQLQREVPKAFNSKAYDLQKNEIVKKFQDRKNQLIQQLNDLAKNFGFVLKETKTGIVSIPVVDGKQISNEEYELLDDEKRKEIEAKAASFEEKALQIWKDIQNIDKETRDAVHELDNSVGLMAVGHLIDDLRNKYAQYDGVMRYLDSLQRDILENIDSFRSDDDEDNQFPFIMRKNKKDVFKKYSVNLFVDNSNTNGAPVVVEYNPNYNNVLGNIEYESDFGVAITDFTKIKAGALHKANGGYLILQAKDVLTYPYVWDAIKRTLKTDKIVIENVASSYGLLSISSLKPEPIDLNVKVILIGTPYLYYILYNYDDDFKKFFKVKVDFNDVMDLNGENISKMASFIKKHCIEDNLRPFHKTGVAKVIEYSTRISEDQNKLSTQFNDIVEILYESNIWAEVDGSKVVMAHNVEKAIKEKVKRVNMIEEKYIEYFKNGIFLMDVDGEKVGIVNGLSVINLGDYQFGKPSRITVTTYPGEEGVVNIERETKMSGHIHDKGVMIITGFIGNRYALDFPLTLSARICFEQLYEGVEGDSASSTELYGLLSSLSDIPIRQEIAVTGSVNQFGVIQPVGGVTHKIEGFYKLCKVKGLTGRQGVIIPEQNAINLVLDDEVIDACKSGKFHIYTVNTIDEGMEILTGHKMSDINERVKDKLRSFYDILTKEKSSDKERNV is encoded by the coding sequence ATGAGGGAATTAACAGCAGAAAATCTTAAAAAGCATATAGATCCGGATTTGCTTGGCTTTGAGACTACGGATGATGTAGAACCTTTGAAAGATCTCATAGGACAGGAAAGAGCCAAAGATGCCATGGAGTATGGTTTAAAAATCAAGCAAAAAGGATACAACATATTCATTACTGGGCTTACTGGCACTGGAAAATCCAGCTTTGCCATAAGCAGTGTTTCTAAAGTCGCATCGGCAGAAAGGGTACCAGACGATTGGGTGTATGTGTTTAATTTTGATAAACCATCACAGCCTATTGCCATAAATTTAAGGCCAGGTGATGGCAAGAGATTTAAAAACGACATGAGAGATTTTGTGGAGCAGCTTCAAAGAGAAGTTCCTAAGGCATTTAATTCGAAAGCATACGATTTGCAAAAAAATGAAATCGTGAAGAAATTTCAGGATAGAAAGAATCAATTGATCCAACAGCTAAATGATTTGGCAAAGAATTTTGGCTTTGTGCTTAAAGAGACAAAGACTGGCATAGTAAGCATACCTGTTGTAGACGGTAAGCAGATAAGCAATGAAGAATACGAGCTATTGGATGATGAGAAAAGGAAAGAAATAGAAGCTAAAGCGGCAAGCTTTGAGGAAAAAGCGCTGCAGATATGGAAGGATATACAAAATATAGATAAAGAAACGAGAGATGCTGTTCACGAGCTTGACAACAGCGTAGGACTTATGGCTGTTGGACATTTGATCGATGATTTAAGAAATAAATACGCTCAATATGACGGTGTAATGAGATATCTTGACAGCCTTCAGAGAGATATACTGGAAAACATCGACAGTTTTAGAAGCGATGATGATGAAGACAATCAATTTCCATTTATCATGCGAAAGAACAAAAAAGATGTTTTTAAAAAGTACAGTGTAAATCTTTTTGTGGATAACAGCAATACAAATGGTGCGCCTGTTGTGGTAGAGTACAATCCTAACTACAACAATGTATTGGGAAATATCGAATATGAAAGCGATTTTGGAGTCGCAATTACTGATTTTACAAAAATTAAAGCAGGTGCCCTTCACAAAGCAAACGGTGGATATCTCATCTTGCAGGCTAAGGATGTCTTGACATATCCATATGTATGGGATGCAATTAAGCGTACGCTAAAGACAGATAAGATAGTCATAGAAAATGTTGCGTCGTCCTACGGCCTTTTATCCATATCATCATTAAAACCTGAGCCAATTGATTTGAATGTAAAGGTAATACTCATAGGGACGCCGTATTTATACTACATCCTTTATAACTATGATGATGACTTTAAAAAGTTTTTTAAAGTTAAAGTTGATTTCAACGACGTGATGGATTTAAACGGAGAAAATATCTCAAAAATGGCTTCTTTTATAAAGAAACATTGTATTGAAGACAATTTAAGGCCTTTCCACAAGACAGGAGTGGCAAAAGTCATTGAGTATTCGACAAGGATATCGGAAGACCAAAACAAATTATCGACACAGTTTAATGATATTGTTGAAATTCTATATGAATCAAACATCTGGGCAGAAGTAGATGGAAGTAAAGTCGTCATGGCTCACAATGTGGAAAAGGCTATAAAGGAAAAGGTAAAGCGTGTCAATATGATAGAGGAAAAGTATATAGAATATTTTAAGAATGGAATATTTTTGATGGATGTAGACGGTGAAAAAGTTGGGATTGTAAATGGACTTTCTGTCATAAATTTGGGTGATTATCAATTTGGGAAGCCTTCCAGAATAACGGTTACCACTTATCCAGGCGAAGAAGGTGTAGTAAACATCGAAAGGGAAACCAAAATGAGTGGTCACATTCATGACAAAGGTGTCATGATAATAACAGGATTTATAGGTAATAGGTATGCATTGGATTTTCCGCTTACTTTATCAGCCAGAATATGTTTTGAGCAGCTTTACGAAGGCGTAGAAGGTGACAGTGCCTCCAGCACAGAGCTTTATGGGCTGCTTTCAAGTTTATCAGACATTCCCATCAGACAGGAAATAGCCGTAACTGGTTCTGTCAATCAATTTGGAGTTATACAGCCTGTAGGTGGTGTAACACATAAGATTGAAGGATTTTACAAATTATGCAAAGTGAAGGGATTGACAGGTAGACAAGGTGTCATAATCCCGGAGCAGAATGCAATAAACCTTGTTCTGGACGATGAAGTAATAGATGCATGCAAGAGTGGAAAATTTCACATATACACTGTAAATACGATAGATGAAGGTATGGAAATATTGACAGGTCATAAGATGAGTGATATAAACGAAAGGGTGAAAGATAAGCTAAGATCATTTTACGACATATTGACAAAAGAAAAGTCATCTGATAAAGAAAGGAATGTTTGA
- a CDS encoding radical SAM protein has translation MNIIDPVVGAIINYIDKDPEKNLQAMANLMSKIAVLPNHRQQIESVKSFLDDKDSNWYKFTVKGIKNIDKNILKTLMINFLVNASLKGIPKQQEWEQKLDANVPWAILMDPTEACNLNCVGCWAGKYNPHNLSFETMDRVCKEAEELGVYFIVLSGGEPTVRMKDIIKLAENHKNQVFHLFTNGTLIDEDMVKEVKRVGNITFAVSINGLKDKNDEIRGKGTFAKVMKAMDLMRENGVLFGYSATYTKTNIEEIFSDEFVDMMIDKGAYFAWYFTYIPVGKDPDVKFMVSPEQRKYAYERINYIRATKELFAIDFWNDGEFSGGCIAGGKRYLHINAAGDVEPCAFIHYANVNINDVSLKEALMSPIMKAYRKRMPFNQNHLRPCPLIDNPEELLNIVRESKAKHTENSDASHIENLYSDLEKVAERWGEVADDIWNSKASTEKEA, from the coding sequence ATGAACATCATCGATCCTGTTGTTGGAGCCATTATCAATTACATCGACAAAGATCCAGAGAAAAACCTTCAAGCAATGGCCAATCTAATGTCAAAAATAGCGGTACTGCCGAATCACAGACAGCAAATAGAAAGTGTAAAATCGTTTTTAGACGACAAGGACAGCAACTGGTACAAGTTCACAGTCAAAGGGATCAAAAACATTGACAAGAACATCTTAAAGACGCTCATGATAAACTTCCTTGTTAATGCCAGCCTTAAAGGCATTCCGAAACAGCAAGAATGGGAACAAAAATTAGATGCCAATGTTCCGTGGGCGATACTTATGGATCCTACTGAAGCTTGCAATCTAAATTGTGTGGGCTGTTGGGCAGGAAAGTATAATCCACATAATCTATCATTTGAGACGATGGATAGAGTTTGCAAAGAAGCAGAAGAACTGGGGGTCTATTTCATAGTTTTATCTGGCGGTGAGCCGACCGTCAGGATGAAGGACATAATAAAACTTGCTGAAAATCATAAGAATCAAGTATTTCATTTGTTTACAAATGGTACGCTTATAGATGAAGACATGGTAAAAGAAGTAAAAAGAGTGGGAAATATAACATTTGCAGTAAGCATTAACGGCTTAAAAGACAAAAATGATGAGATAAGAGGCAAAGGCACTTTTGCTAAAGTGATGAAAGCCATGGATCTTATGAGAGAAAATGGGGTATTATTCGGTTACTCTGCTACATACACTAAAACTAATATTGAAGAAATATTCAGTGATGAGTTTGTAGATATGATGATAGACAAAGGTGCTTACTTTGCATGGTACTTTACTTACATTCCTGTTGGAAAAGATCCGGATGTAAAATTCATGGTATCGCCTGAGCAGAGGAAATACGCTTATGAAAGGATTAACTATATAAGAGCTACGAAAGAGCTATTTGCTATCGACTTTTGGAATGACGGAGAATTCAGTGGAGGGTGTATAGCAGGTGGTAAGAGGTATCTTCACATAAATGCAGCAGGAGATGTTGAGCCATGTGCTTTCATCCATTACGCTAATGTCAACATAAATGATGTAAGTCTGAAGGAAGCTCTCATGTCTCCTATCATGAAAGCGTATAGAAAGAGGATGCCGTTTAATCAAAATCATTTGAGGCCATGTCCACTCATAGACAATCCAGAGGAGCTTTTAAATATAGTGAGGGAATCCAAGGCAAAGCATACGGAAAACAGCGATGCATCGCATATTGAAAATTTGTACAGCGATTTAGAGAAAGTTGCAGAAAGATGGGGAGAAGTAGCGGATGATATTTGGAATTCAAAGGCCTCTACCGAAAAAGAAGCTTGA
- a CDS encoding ferredoxin: MKVYVDQDLCIACGLCIDTCPAVFDWNDEGKSQAIVDEVPEGEEQACRDSIDGCPTEAIKEI, encoded by the coding sequence ATGAAAGTATATGTAGATCAAGATTTGTGCATAGCTTGTGGCCTATGCATCGACACGTGTCCAGCGGTTTTTGACTGGAATGACGAAGGCAAATCGCAGGCAATAGTCGATGAAGTGCCAGAAGGAGAAGAACAGGCTTGCCGTGATTCCATAGATGGTTGCCCTACTGAGGCAATAAAAGAAATATAA
- a CDS encoding PTS sugar transporter subunit IIA — protein MAHILKTVLIFPERYTFADRSFSWHDFCIIKFMKDKTSHFERMMILIGILVVTHGEFGKELLKSAELILGKQEKVMCLGLNEGDDVLKLKDKVRKGIIDLDEGEGVLVLTDMFGGSPFNVTSANLKELTFNYLTGVNLPMLIEALSSRHSYDVNTLAEMCYKSGIEGIRNMNKEILSK, from the coding sequence ATGGCACACATTTTAAAGACGGTGCTTATCTTTCCTGAGAGATATACATTTGCAGATAGGTCATTTTCATGGCATGATTTTTGCATTATAAAATTTATGAAAGATAAAACATCGCATTTTGAAAGGATGATGATCTTGATAGGGATATTAGTCGTAACACACGGTGAATTTGGCAAGGAGTTATTAAAAAGTGCTGAGCTAATATTAGGGAAACAAGAAAAAGTTATGTGTTTGGGATTAAATGAAGGTGATGATGTTTTAAAACTAAAAGATAAAGTAAGGAAAGGCATCATTGATCTTGATGAAGGAGAAGGTGTATTGGTGTTGACAGATATGTTTGGGGGAAGTCCTTTTAATGTGACGTCAGCCAACTTGAAGGAATTGACTTTTAATTATTTGACAGGAGTAAATTTACCTATGCTTATTGAAGCATTGTCGTCAAGGCATAGCTATGATGTCAATACATTAGCTGAAATGTGTTATAAGTCGGGAATTGAAGGGATTAGAAACATGAATAAAGAAATACTCAGCAAGTAA
- a CDS encoding PTS system mannose/fructose/sorbose family transporter subunit IID, giving the protein MEDVKAKNSVNSAEIDDGSKKITRKDLLLGWFRWWYANEIPHTFDRMLAPSLLFGLMPILRKIYKKNEDLKEAYKRHLLFYNTQAVWGGGTILGITASLEEERAKKLNEGKIDEAVDPEIINSTKVGLMGPLAGIGDAIDSGTVQYILIGIFLPWAKAGSALGAFLPWILFVALTFTYGYYFTELGYRLGRSAVVEIVSGARIRKIIDGLSVLGTFMMGILAASYVTVNTSLKWTLSGKQFVLQDILDKVLPGLLPLLTVMLVYWYFSRKGLKIVKVLLWLIVIFAVLGFTGLL; this is encoded by the coding sequence ATGGAAGATGTAAAAGCGAAAAACAGTGTAAATTCGGCAGAAATTGATGACGGCAGTAAAAAAATCACAAGAAAAGATTTGCTTTTAGGATGGTTTAGATGGTGGTACGCCAATGAAATACCTCATACATTTGATAGAATGTTGGCACCCTCACTTTTGTTTGGGTTAATGCCTATTTTAAGGAAAATATACAAAAAGAATGAGGATCTTAAAGAAGCGTATAAAAGGCATCTTTTGTTTTACAATACGCAAGCAGTATGGGGCGGTGGCACAATACTTGGAATAACGGCATCATTGGAGGAGGAAAGGGCTAAAAAGCTAAATGAAGGCAAAATTGATGAAGCAGTTGATCCAGAGATCATAAATAGTACGAAGGTTGGATTGATGGGACCTTTGGCAGGCATAGGCGACGCAATAGATTCAGGTACGGTGCAGTATATTTTAATAGGCATATTCCTACCGTGGGCAAAAGCTGGCAGTGCATTGGGAGCTTTTCTTCCTTGGATATTGTTTGTTGCATTGACATTCACATACGGATATTATTTTACTGAATTGGGATATAGGCTTGGGCGTTCTGCAGTTGTTGAAATTGTCAGTGGTGCAAGAATTAGAAAAATCATTGATGGATTATCTGTTTTAGGTACTTTTATGATGGGAATTTTGGCGGCTTCTTATGTGACAGTAAATACATCGTTAAAATGGACTTTGTCAGGAAAACAATTCGTCTTACAGGATATTTTAGACAAAGTATTGCCTGGCTTGTTGCCACTGTTGACAGTTATGCTTGTATATTGGTATTTCTCAAGAAAAGGTTTAAAAATAGTGAAAGTGCTTTTGTGGTTAATAGTCATATTTGCGGTTTTAGGCTTTACAGGACTTTTATAA
- a CDS encoding nucleoside kinase produces the protein MNLKVEGTVFTFPDHVTLEEISERFKDNHKYKIVAAKVDNLMVDLSTSVDRECEIQFVDMSTEEGMMVYRRSLTFVLIKAVKDILPDSKVTIEHSLGKGLYCEIHGSTVNNKIVHDIKCRMREIIDADYPIIKKYLDKESAVNLFSKEGLEEKVSLFKYSDKEKIPVYFCEDVVDFFYSPCVPSTGYLKLFDLILYFPGVILLFPEPKSPDVLPVFEDVPKLASVFKEAEEWANILNIGYVASLNDMIKSGNGRELVLISEALHEKKIATIADHIYQNKMIKLVLIAGPSSSGKTSFVHRLSVQLRVNGLKPLPISLDNYFLPRELTPKDEFGNYNFETIDALDLELFNDHIIKLMQGEEVELPIFNFKKGEREKVGRKVKLDRNHIILVEGIHGLNEKLTKDIPKDSKYRIYISALTQLNLDEHNRISTTETRLLRRIVRDNQFRSSDAEETILMWPSVRKGEENYIFPYQEDADIMFNSSLPYELPVIKKYAEPLLRKINKDSKAFSVAQELLEILSYFVNLEDESAIPPNSLMKEFIGGSCLDV, from the coding sequence ATGAATCTAAAAGTAGAAGGTACTGTCTTTACTTTTCCAGATCATGTGACATTGGAAGAAATATCAGAGCGGTTTAAAGACAACCATAAGTATAAGATAGTTGCGGCAAAAGTTGATAATCTCATGGTTGACTTGTCTACAAGTGTAGATAGAGAGTGTGAGATACAATTTGTCGATATGTCGACAGAAGAAGGGATGATGGTATACAGAAGAAGCCTCACATTTGTCTTGATTAAAGCGGTAAAAGACATCTTGCCTGATTCAAAAGTTACCATTGAGCACTCTTTAGGTAAAGGTTTGTACTGTGAGATTCATGGTTCTACTGTAAACAATAAAATCGTGCATGATATAAAGTGCAGGATGAGAGAGATAATAGATGCAGATTATCCCATAATAAAAAAGTATTTAGACAAAGAAAGTGCTGTTAATCTATTCTCGAAAGAAGGCTTAGAAGAAAAAGTAAGTCTTTTTAAGTACAGCGATAAAGAAAAAATCCCTGTTTATTTTTGCGAAGATGTTGTAGATTTTTTCTACAGCCCATGTGTTCCATCTACAGGTTATTTGAAGCTGTTCGATCTTATACTCTACTTTCCAGGAGTTATACTTTTATTTCCTGAACCAAAAAGTCCAGATGTGCTTCCTGTATTTGAAGATGTTCCTAAATTGGCATCTGTATTTAAAGAAGCTGAGGAATGGGCAAATATACTTAATATAGGATATGTAGCGTCTTTAAATGATATGATTAAAAGCGGCAATGGGAGAGAGCTTGTCTTAATATCGGAAGCGCTTCATGAAAAGAAGATTGCCACCATTGCAGATCATATATATCAAAATAAAATGATAAAGTTGGTCCTTATTGCAGGTCCTTCCTCATCTGGCAAGACGTCATTTGTCCACAGATTAAGTGTTCAACTTAGAGTAAATGGATTAAAACCGCTGCCAATATCACTTGACAATTATTTTTTGCCGAGAGAATTGACGCCAAAAGACGAATTTGGCAACTACAATTTTGAAACGATCGATGCTTTGGATTTAGAGCTTTTTAATGATCACATAATAAAGCTTATGCAAGGTGAAGAAGTAGAGCTTCCGATTTTTAACTTCAAAAAAGGAGAAAGAGAAAAAGTAGGAAGAAAGGTTAAACTTGACAGAAATCACATAATCCTTGTAGAAGGCATACACGGTTTAAATGAAAAGCTTACAAAGGATATACCAAAGGACAGCAAGTACAGGATATATATAAGCGCTTTGACACAGTTAAATCTTGATGAGCACAACAGAATATCTACTACTGAGACTCGACTTTTAAGAAGGATTGTGAGAGATAATCAGTTCCGCTCCAGCGATGCCGAGGAGACAATTCTTATGTGGCCTTCTGTAAGGAAAGGTGAGGAAAACTATATTTTCCCATACCAGGAAGATGCAGATATCATGTTTAATTCTTCGCTTCCTTATGAATTGCCTGTTATAAAAAAGTACGCTGAGCCACTTTTAAGAAAGATAAATAAAGACAGCAAGGCGTTTTCGGTTGCGCAGGAGCTTTTAGAGATATTGAGTTACTTTGTAAATTTAGAAGATGAATCTGCCATACCACCAAATTCTTTGATGAAAGAATTCATTGGCGGAAGCTGTTTAGATGTGTAA
- a CDS encoding PTS sugar transporter subunit IIC, with protein sequence MHVSISASQAAIIALWVAIVEARALGYSTLMLRFTPLMTGLVVGIVMHNVPEAMVVTAAIQLIYMGLIAPGGTLPSEPAVAASIAVPVAVMAHLDPSAAIAIAVPVGLLGSYLYSFRFLLNTFVLRLTDKYAEELNDRGLTLTIIVLPILVSLILFFPAIFIALYKGTPLIAALIKTVTAGKLFHVLTVIGGGLPALGIALTLTVIGKRKFVVFFLLAYFMAVILKSLNVNTVTYAVLGGIMAYLYVMFTSKEADSQQI encoded by the coding sequence ATGCATGTAAGTATTAGTGCATCACAAGCTGCAATCATTGCTTTATGGGTGGCTATAGTTGAGGCACGTGCTCTTGGTTATTCAACATTGATGCTTCGCTTCACGCCATTGATGACAGGTCTTGTAGTAGGTATCGTCATGCACAATGTACCGGAAGCCATGGTAGTCACTGCTGCCATACAGCTAATATACATGGGGTTAATCGCACCTGGTGGAACATTGCCAAGTGAGCCAGCAGTTGCGGCTTCTATAGCAGTTCCGGTTGCGGTTATGGCACATCTTGATCCATCAGCAGCAATTGCAATCGCAGTGCCTGTAGGACTATTAGGGTCATACTTGTATTCTTTTAGATTCCTTTTGAATACGTTTGTATTACGACTTACGGATAAGTATGCAGAAGAATTAAATGATAGAGGTTTGACATTGACAATAATTGTTTTGCCTATTTTAGTTAGCCTTATATTATTCTTCCCAGCCATATTTATAGCACTTTACAAAGGGACTCCATTGATAGCAGCGTTGATAAAAACCGTTACAGCCGGCAAGCTATTCCATGTTTTGACGGTAATAGGTGGAGGATTGCCTGCGCTAGGAATTGCGTTGACACTTACAGTTATAGGCAAGAGAAAATTTGTCGTATTTTTCCTCTTGGCATACTTTATGGCTGTCATACTAAAATCGTTAAATGTGAATACTGTGACATACGCTGTCTTAGGAGGAATAATGGCATATCTCTACGTTATGTTTACAAGCAAAGAAGCAGATAGCCAACAAATTTGA
- a CDS encoding alpha/beta-type small acid-soluble spore protein, producing the protein MSKRKKLYEKAEDELESLKEEVAEELHLDDDIKERGYENMTTREVGKIGGNMVKKMIKYAEKQMDEKDGKID; encoded by the coding sequence ATGTCAAAGAGAAAGAAATTGTATGAAAAGGCGGAAGACGAGCTTGAGAGTTTAAAAGAAGAAGTTGCTGAGGAATTACACCTTGATGATGACATAAAGGAACGAGGTTATGAAAATATGACGACCAGAGAAGTCGGGAAAATCGGTGGCAACATGGTCAAAAAGATGATTAAATACGCTGAAAAACAGATGGATGAAAAAGATGGCAAGATAGATTGA